A single region of the Persephonella hydrogeniphila genome encodes:
- the rgy gene encoding reverse gyrase, giving the protein MERQVIPIIYKNMCPNCGGDISSERLFKGLVCENCLPEEVPRDELCDFLGYGRFLDVCNLWKKVGDFKKFFREIIKNDLWSIQETWATRFFLNISYALLAPTGIGKTTFGLVLSKYLKNKENKKSYLIFPTQMLVNQAHERLVSFGVPEEDILAYTSKFAKTKKKQEELKERIKNNDFKILLTTTMFLYKNIDIIPKGEYSLVFVDDVDSILKTARNIDKVLMLLGFSQEDIDYTLKFITFKQNLFKKGQPTEEDFELYQHWQAKIQKIAEKRKGVLIVSSATSNPRSKRVNLFRELLGFEVGRPSLTLRNIEDVYEKPEDVWEKSVDIIKKLGKGGLVFLSSSETRERLEEYVNFLNKKGINAVSYEDLMDRLDDYKKGKIQVAVGFASYRNPLARGIDLPDVIRYAVFVGVPKLQFNIRFEEEYIHLYYFMLSLTPFLARKKLIDPAQIKQLYEYINYLKIYAFIPPEKLEPDKLEKMRKIQLYVKQLIEKPEIFTAVQQSPEITLRKEGDTFILTTADVTGYVQASGRTSRLYAGGLTKGLAYLLVDDDKAFYSLQKKVKWFSEDIIFKPVEDVDLEKIIKQIDEDREKVRKVLSGQFIEEERQSFLTTVVIVESPNKARTIANFFGKPLRRKLKNLDAYEIAIGERFLTIVASKGHVYDLNKEEYYFGVKKNGDLIPIFEPIDESKNEIIQSIRELDLEVNEIFIATDPDTEGEKISYDLYLNSLPYNYNIKRAEFHEVTKRAFLEAIQNYRDFDVNLVKAQLVRRVADRWIGFTISQYIQKKLHRHWLSAGRVQTPVLEWIINRTDEAKQKIAIVRVEINGYPFEFQFEDKKKAKWFYDHLEFVIVKAIKRDEEHLFAKPFTTDAMLSEAARELRFSPQETMQLAQDLFEAGLITYHRTDSIRVSEAGVFVAKEYITENFGEEYFKPRTFTTAGGAHECIRPTRPMDADDIRSLIYTMNIQGITNRHIRLYELIFRRFIASQMKETVVEKTTFEIKGFDEIIQEDVLTRIIEHGYDLILPIRIYDIPEGKIDVKNKKSYHLKPKVPYYTFATVIQDMKEKGIGRPSTYAVTVQKLLDRHYIVDRRGYLFPTKLGRTVMALIKKREDIYRFVNENYTKELEEIMDRVERGETDYQEELEKLFEELRSRKLFFKVEIGKYAYEE; this is encoded by the coding sequence ATGGAAAGGCAAGTTATCCCTATTATTTACAAGAATATGTGCCCTAACTGTGGGGGTGATATCTCTTCTGAAAGGCTTTTTAAAGGTCTTGTATGCGAAAACTGTTTACCTGAAGAGGTGCCAAGGGACGAGTTGTGTGATTTTTTAGGATACGGGAGATTTCTTGATGTGTGTAATCTGTGGAAAAAGGTCGGGGATTTTAAAAAGTTTTTCAGGGAGATTATAAAGAATGATCTGTGGTCAATACAAGAAACATGGGCTACAAGGTTTTTCCTGAATATATCCTATGCTCTTTTAGCTCCTACAGGTATAGGGAAAACAACATTTGGACTTGTACTGTCTAAGTACCTGAAAAATAAAGAAAACAAAAAGTCTTATCTTATATTTCCTACTCAGATGCTTGTAAATCAAGCTCATGAAAGACTTGTTTCCTTTGGTGTTCCTGAAGAAGATATCTTGGCCTACACCTCAAAATTTGCAAAGACCAAAAAGAAACAGGAAGAACTGAAGGAAAGGATAAAAAATAACGATTTTAAAATTCTTTTAACAACAACAATGTTTCTGTACAAAAATATAGACATAATACCAAAGGGAGAGTACAGCCTTGTTTTTGTTGATGATGTGGATAGTATACTAAAGACAGCAAGGAATATAGACAAAGTCCTGATGCTTCTTGGTTTTTCGCAGGAAGATATAGATTACACATTAAAGTTTATAACATTTAAGCAAAACCTGTTTAAAAAAGGACAGCCAACAGAAGAAGATTTTGAGTTATACCAGCACTGGCAGGCTAAAATTCAGAAAATAGCAGAAAAGAGGAAGGGAGTACTTATCGTTTCTTCAGCAACATCAAACCCGAGATCAAAAAGGGTAAATCTCTTTAGGGAACTTCTTGGATTTGAAGTGGGAAGACCTTCTTTAACTTTGAGAAATATAGAAGATGTGTATGAGAAACCTGAAGATGTATGGGAAAAGAGTGTTGATATTATTAAAAAGTTGGGAAAAGGTGGCCTTGTTTTTCTTTCTTCTTCAGAAACAAGGGAAAGACTCGAAGAATATGTGAACTTTCTGAATAAAAAAGGTATAAATGCCGTTTCTTACGAAGATTTAATGGACAGATTAGACGATTATAAAAAAGGAAAAATTCAGGTTGCTGTAGGTTTTGCAAGTTATAGAAATCCACTTGCAAGAGGTATAGATCTGCCTGATGTTATCAGATATGCTGTCTTTGTAGGGGTTCCAAAGCTTCAGTTTAATATAAGATTTGAAGAAGAATACATACATCTTTACTACTTTATGCTTTCTCTGACACCATTTCTCGCAAGAAAAAAGCTTATTGATCCTGCTCAGATCAAGCAACTTTACGAGTATATTAACTATCTGAAGATTTATGCATTTATTCCTCCTGAAAAACTTGAACCAGATAAACTTGAGAAAATGCGGAAAATTCAGCTTTATGTTAAACAGCTGATAGAAAAACCAGAAATATTTACAGCTGTCCAGCAGTCTCCAGAGATAACCCTAAGAAAAGAAGGGGACACATTTATCCTTACAACAGCTGATGTTACAGGTTATGTTCAGGCTTCAGGAAGAACATCCAGACTTTATGCAGGAGGTCTGACAAAAGGGCTTGCATACCTGCTTGTTGATGATGATAAGGCGTTTTACTCTCTCCAGAAGAAAGTAAAATGGTTCAGTGAGGATATTATTTTTAAACCTGTTGAGGATGTAGATTTAGAAAAGATAATAAAGCAGATAGATGAAGATAGGGAAAAAGTCAGAAAGGTTCTTTCAGGGCAGTTTATAGAAGAAGAAAGACAGTCTTTTCTTACAACTGTGGTCATAGTTGAGTCTCCAAATAAAGCCAGAACAATTGCAAACTTTTTTGGAAAACCTCTAAGGAGAAAACTGAAAAATCTTGATGCCTATGAGATAGCTATAGGAGAAAGATTTCTTACTATAGTTGCGAGTAAAGGTCATGTTTATGATCTGAATAAGGAAGAGTATTACTTTGGTGTTAAAAAAAATGGAGATCTTATTCCTATTTTTGAACCTATAGATGAATCTAAAAACGAGATAATACAGAGTATAAGAGAACTTGATCTTGAAGTAAACGAGATATTTATAGCAACAGACCCAGATACAGAGGGGGAAAAAATCAGTTACGACCTTTACTTAAATTCTCTTCCTTATAACTACAATATAAAAAGAGCAGAATTTCACGAAGTAACCAAAAGAGCTTTCTTAGAAGCTATACAGAACTACAGGGATTTTGATGTTAATCTTGTAAAAGCTCAGCTCGTAAGAAGGGTTGCAGATAGATGGATAGGCTTTACAATATCCCAGTATATCCAGAAAAAACTTCATAGACACTGGCTTTCTGCAGGTAGAGTCCAGACACCTGTTCTTGAGTGGATTATAAACAGAACAGACGAAGCAAAACAGAAAATAGCGATTGTTAGGGTGGAGATAAACGGCTATCCCTTTGAATTCCAGTTTGAAGACAAAAAAAAGGCCAAATGGTTTTATGATCATCTGGAGTTTGTTATAGTAAAAGCTATTAAAAGAGATGAAGAGCATCTTTTTGCGAAACCCTTCACAACAGATGCTATGCTTTCAGAAGCTGCAAGAGAACTGAGGTTTTCTCCACAAGAAACTATGCAACTTGCACAGGATTTATTTGAAGCAGGACTTATAACATACCACAGAACAGACAGTATAAGGGTGTCTGAAGCAGGTGTATTTGTTGCAAAGGAGTATATAACAGAGAACTTTGGAGAAGAATACTTTAAACCAAGAACTTTTACTACAGCTGGAGGAGCCCACGAATGTATTAGACCTACAAGACCTATGGATGCAGATGATATAAGATCTTTAATATACACAATGAATATTCAAGGAATAACAAACAGACATATAAGACTTTATGAGCTTATATTCAGAAGATTTATAGCTTCCCAGATGAAAGAAACCGTTGTTGAGAAAACAACATTTGAGATAAAAGGTTTTGATGAAATTATTCAGGAAGATGTATTAACGAGAATAATCGAACATGGGTATGACCTTATTCTTCCTATCAGGATATATGATATTCCAGAAGGTAAAATTGACGTTAAAAATAAAAAATCATACCATCTCAAACCAAAAGTTCCATATTACACCTTTGCTACGGTGATACAAGATATGAAAGAAAAAGGAATAGGAAGGCCGTCTACATATGCTGTAACTGTACAGAAATTACTCGATAGACATTATATAGTGGACAGGAGAGGTTATCTGTTTCCTACAAAATTAGGTAGAACTGTGATGGCTCTGATAAAGAAAAGGGAAGATATCTATAGATTTGTTAATGAGAACTACACAAAGGAATTGGAAGAGATTATGGATAGAGTGGAAAGAGGAGAAACTGATTATCAGGAAGAATTAGAGAAGCTTTTTGAAGAATTAAGAAGCAGGAAATTATTTTTCAAAGTAGAGATAGGAAAGTATGCCTATGAGGAGTAG
- a CDS encoding inositol-3-phosphate synthase, with amino-acid sequence MSEKKVKVAIAGVGNCASALIQGIYYYKNKQNIEASGLMHEDIGGYKPWDIEIVAAWDIDERKVGYDVSEAIFNPPNCTAIFQRDIPKTGVKVRKGKVLDGFPEHMKNYPPENAFVLSDAREDSVDTVAKVLMESGADVLINYVPVGAEMAARYYAEACLKAGVAFINCMPTFIVSDDEWAKKFEAEGIPAVGDDIKSQVGATITHRVLTQLLLDRGVKIDRTYQLNVGGNTDFLNMLERSRLATKKKSKTEAVSSLIPYGMDPRNIHIGPSDYVPWLKDRKVAFIRLEGRLFGDVPMHIELRLDVEDSPNSAGVAIDAIRCAKLAQDRGIGGPLYSISAYTMKHPPIQYKDWQAREMVEEFIAGIRER; translated from the coding sequence GTGTCTGAAAAAAAAGTAAAAGTAGCCATTGCCGGAGTAGGAAACTGTGCCAGTGCATTAATTCAAGGAATCTATTACTACAAAAATAAGCAGAATATAGAGGCAAGCGGCCTTATGCATGAAGATATAGGCGGTTATAAACCGTGGGATATAGAGATTGTTGCTGCATGGGATATAGACGAAAGAAAAGTAGGTTATGATGTATCCGAGGCAATATTTAACCCGCCAAACTGTACAGCAATATTCCAGAGGGATATACCAAAAACAGGTGTCAAAGTAAGAAAAGGTAAAGTTTTAGATGGTTTCCCTGAGCATATGAAAAACTATCCTCCTGAAAATGCCTTTGTACTTTCAGATGCAAGGGAGGACAGCGTAGACACGGTAGCAAAAGTTCTTATGGAATCAGGTGCAGATGTTCTAATAAATTATGTTCCTGTTGGTGCAGAAATGGCTGCACGTTACTATGCTGAAGCCTGTCTAAAAGCTGGTGTTGCTTTCATTAACTGTATGCCAACTTTTATCGTTTCTGACGATGAGTGGGCTAAAAAATTTGAAGCAGAAGGTATACCTGCCGTAGGAGATGATATAAAATCCCAAGTAGGTGCGACTATAACACACAGAGTCCTTACCCAGTTGTTATTAGATAGGGGGGTTAAAATTGACAGAACTTACCAATTAAATGTTGGGGGAAACACAGACTTTTTAAATATGCTTGAAAGAAGCAGACTTGCAACCAAGAAAAAGTCAAAAACAGAAGCTGTTTCTTCTCTTATACCTTATGGAATGGATCCAAGAAATATTCATATAGGTCCATCAGATTACGTACCGTGGCTTAAAGATAGGAAGGTTGCATTCATAAGATTAGAGGGAAGATTATTTGGTGATGTTCCAATGCATATAGAACTCAGACTTGATGTTGAAGACTCACCAAACAGTGCCGGTGTTGCTATAGACGCTATAAGATGTGCAAAGCTTGCTCAGGATAGAGGAATAGGGGGACCTTTATACTCTATATCTGCATACACAATGAAACACCCACCAATTCAATACAAAGACTGGCAGGCAAGGGAAATGGTTGAAGAATTTATAGCCGGTATCCGAGAAAGATAA
- a CDS encoding sigma-54-dependent transcriptional regulator — translation MENQNFSILVVDDEKNITDLLKDILEDEGFNVDVAFDISSAKEKIKEKDFDIVFLDVWLPDGEGTDLIPFIRENNEITKIIMISGHANIPIAVKALKEGAYDFLEKPISTESIFAVIEKATKEIKKDLEYIFLKQQQTKDIEIIGNSPPMQELKKQIERVAKTNAWIMIFGENGTGKELVAKSIHFLSDRANKPFVDINCAALPDDLIEAELFGYEKGAFTGAVSRKPGKLEIADGGTLFLDEVTDMSLSAQAKLLRVLEEKEFTRLGSNQKIRVDIRVISATNKDLDKEIEEGRFRQDLAFRLAVIPIHVPPLRERGQDIILLAEYFLKKSCIENKIEPLRLSDDVKKALLRYDWPGNVRELKNLMERLCIFASGEEITVEDLPPYIFKGKSPSGRKKIEIKPLKKVREEAEKEVIQLALEKYGRNLKEVAKVLDIDLSSLYRKLKQYNLEE, via the coding sequence ATGGAAAATCAAAACTTTTCAATACTTGTAGTTGATGATGAGAAAAATATAACAGATCTGTTAAAAGATATATTAGAGGATGAAGGATTTAATGTAGATGTAGCTTTTGATATATCTTCTGCAAAGGAAAAAATAAAAGAAAAGGATTTTGATATTGTTTTTCTTGATGTATGGCTTCCAGATGGAGAAGGGACAGATCTTATACCCTTTATAAGGGAAAACAATGAGATAACAAAGATAATAATGATATCAGGACATGCAAATATCCCAATTGCTGTGAAAGCTCTTAAAGAAGGAGCTTACGATTTTCTTGAAAAACCCATATCTACCGAATCTATATTTGCAGTCATTGAGAAGGCTACAAAAGAGATAAAAAAAGATCTTGAGTACATATTTCTTAAACAACAACAGACAAAAGATATAGAAATAATTGGAAATAGTCCTCCTATGCAAGAATTAAAAAAACAGATAGAGAGGGTAGCAAAGACAAACGCATGGATAATGATTTTTGGAGAAAATGGAACAGGAAAAGAGCTCGTTGCAAAATCAATTCATTTTTTGAGTGATAGGGCAAATAAACCATTTGTTGATATAAACTGTGCAGCTCTTCCTGATGATCTGATAGAAGCGGAACTATTTGGATACGAGAAAGGTGCATTTACAGGGGCTGTTTCGAGAAAACCAGGAAAGTTAGAAATTGCAGATGGAGGAACGCTTTTTCTTGATGAAGTAACAGACATGAGTCTATCAGCTCAGGCAAAACTGCTAAGGGTTTTAGAAGAAAAGGAATTTACAAGATTAGGAAGTAATCAAAAAATAAGAGTTGATATAAGAGTTATATCTGCCACTAATAAGGATTTAGATAAGGAGATAGAAGAAGGAAGGTTCAGGCAGGATCTTGCTTTTAGACTTGCTGTTATCCCTATTCATGTTCCTCCCTTAAGAGAAAGAGGACAGGATATAATTTTGCTTGCAGAGTATTTTCTAAAAAAATCATGTATAGAAAATAAGATTGAACCTTTAAGACTGTCTGATGATGTTAAAAAAGCACTGCTCAGATACGACTGGCCTGGGAATGTGAGAGAACTGAAAAATCTGATGGAAAGATTGTGTATTTTTGCGAGCGGAGAAGAGATTACTGTTGAAGATCTTCCTCCGTATATTTTCAAGGGTAAATCTCCTTCTGGCAGAAAAAAAATAGAGATAAAACCGTTAAAAAAAGTGAGGGAGGAAGCTGAAAAAGAAGTTATACAGTTAGCATTGGAAAAATACGGTAGAAATCTGAAAGAAGTAGCGAAAGTTTTAGATATAGACCTTTCTTCCCTTTACAGAAAACTAAAACAGTATAATCTTGAGGAATAG
- a CDS encoding 6-pyruvoyl trahydropterin synthase family protein translates to MPYIIRVRREFNAAHYLTDYYGKPEPLHGHTWEVELFIRADSLDKGGMGFDFIEIQNFLSEILPDYKCMNDIYDFSPSAENVARYIYNKVKEKYPSLQKVVVWETKYGGAEYFEE, encoded by the coding sequence ATGCCTTACATAATAAGAGTTAGAAGAGAGTTTAATGCAGCTCACTACCTTACAGATTACTATGGTAAACCAGAACCTCTCCATGGACATACTTGGGAGGTTGAACTTTTTATAAGGGCTGATTCCTTAGATAAGGGTGGTATGGGTTTTGATTTTATCGAGATACAAAATTTTTTGTCTGAGATTTTACCTGATTATAAATGTATGAACGATATATACGATTTTTCTCCAAGTGCAGAAAATGTTGCCAGATATATATATAACAAAGTAAAGGAAAAATACCCTTCTCTCCAGAAAGTTGTTGTATGGGAAACAAAGTACGGGGGAGCTGAATACTTTGAAGAGTAA
- a CDS encoding KaiC domain-containing protein, producing the protein MAEDPKYHEEERVHEYREPKIVKESIFTGSKALEKAPKIYGVPTGIEGLDDLFFIVESEDGKLVKKSLGGIPAYSVFNITGVNDTGKSLMVEQFTVEQARKGHKVAFITVESPANFVIASIKMRAAAMGYNFDEFEDNVILIDAASHSTLRENIPDLLATLAYAIKTYHIKFTVIDSVTGLFENKEMMARGIVRRLFNFMKKWYQTALFVSQKRSGHEELTAEAAGGYAVGHIVDGTMVLAKELIDSSFKARLYKKEVGEIVRLFRIDGCRMSGHDTRTHFLEITDTGLVRILGPIGK; encoded by the coding sequence ATGGCTGAAGACCCCAAATATCATGAAGAAGAAAGGGTTCATGAGTATAGAGAGCCAAAGATAGTTAAAGAAAGTATCTTCACAGGTTCAAAAGCTCTTGAGAAAGCCCCTAAAATCTACGGAGTGCCAACAGGAATAGAAGGTCTTGATGATCTATTTTTTATTGTTGAATCTGAAGATGGAAAACTGGTTAAAAAATCATTAGGAGGAATTCCTGCCTACTCTGTATTCAACATAACAGGTGTAAACGATACAGGTAAATCTTTAATGGTTGAGCAGTTCACTGTAGAACAGGCAAGGAAAGGACACAAAGTTGCATTTATAACTGTTGAATCTCCTGCAAATTTTGTTATTGCTTCTATTAAGATGAGAGCAGCAGCAATGGGTTACAATTTTGATGAATTTGAGGATAATGTGATACTTATTGATGCTGCCTCCCATTCTACTTTGAGGGAAAATATCCCAGACCTTCTTGCTACGCTGGCTTATGCTATAAAGACTTACCATATAAAATTTACAGTGATCGATTCAGTAACAGGTCTATTTGAGAACAAAGAGATGATGGCAAGGGGGATAGTTAGGAGACTGTTTAACTTTATGAAAAAATGGTATCAGACTGCTCTATTTGTATCTCAGAAGAGAAGTGGACATGAGGAATTAACAGCAGAAGCTGCTGGAGGATACGCAGTAGGACATATTGTTGACGGAACGATGGTTCTTGCCAAAGAGCTTATTGACTCTTCTTTTAAAGCAAGACTTTACAAAAAAGAAGTAGGAGAAATTGTAAGGCTTTTTAGAATAGATGGATGTAGAATGTCAGGACATGATACAAGAACGCATTTTCTTGAGATAACAGATACAGGTCTTGTCAGAATTTTAGGACCTATAGGAAAATAA
- a CDS encoding TIGR04219 family outer membrane beta-barrel protein, whose protein sequence is MRKALYCMAAAGIISFPAFAVPGVDGEISAGYIKQDISGWVDYKGTEADIEDDLKIGDENSFFIRAKLEHPIPILPNLKLMYERMRFSGDGTVNKSYTFGDVVVNVNDRVQTKLDLDHYDFVLFYNLPFINFLQVIDAELGLNIRVIDFYAKVRDVTRNKEDSASFVVPIPMIHGSLEIKPVDLFSVLVEANGIAYQGHHYYDVAGELRIKPIQTAVADLFIGLGYKYEKLKIDDIDDTSADIKIKQPYAQIGLIF, encoded by the coding sequence ATGAGGAAAGCATTATATTGCATGGCGGCAGCAGGAATTATATCATTTCCAGCATTTGCGGTACCAGGAGTAGATGGAGAGATATCTGCAGGATACATAAAACAGGATATTAGCGGTTGGGTTGATTATAAGGGAACAGAAGCAGACATTGAAGATGATTTAAAGATAGGTGATGAAAACTCTTTTTTTATACGGGCTAAATTAGAACATCCTATTCCTATTTTGCCTAACCTGAAGTTGATGTATGAAAGGATGAGATTTTCAGGAGATGGAACTGTTAATAAGAGTTATACATTCGGTGATGTAGTCGTTAACGTAAATGATAGAGTACAGACAAAATTAGATTTAGACCATTATGATTTTGTACTTTTTTATAATCTTCCATTTATAAACTTTTTACAGGTTATAGACGCAGAGTTAGGTCTTAATATAAGAGTGATAGATTTTTATGCCAAAGTTAGAGATGTCACCCGTAATAAAGAAGATTCAGCCTCTTTCGTTGTCCCAATTCCTATGATTCACGGTTCATTGGAGATAAAACCTGTAGACCTGTTTTCAGTTCTCGTAGAAGCTAACGGGATTGCATATCAAGGCCACCATTATTATGATGTTGCAGGTGAACTGAGAATAAAACCGATACAGACAGCAGTAGCAGACCTGTTTATTGGTCTAGGTTACAAATATGAAAAATTAAAAATAGATGATATTGATGACACAAGTGCAGATATAAAAATAAAACAGCCCTATGCACAGATAGGACTGATATTTTAA
- a CDS encoding tautomerase family protein has translation MPYVNVKVAGELSKEQKRKIVEGITKLLEEVANKPPSATYVVIEEVKRDNWGKGGKLLSD, from the coding sequence ATGCCTTATGTAAATGTAAAAGTAGCCGGAGAGCTGTCTAAGGAACAAAAAAGAAAAATTGTAGAAGGAATAACAAAATTACTTGAAGAGGTTGCAAATAAGCCCCCTTCTGCCACATATGTTGTTATAGAAGAAGTAAAAAGAGATAACTGGGGCAAAGGGGGTAAACTGCTTTCAGATTAA
- the serA gene encoding phosphoglycerate dehydrogenase produces the protein MFKVLVTDHISSKGLDILNSDPEIDLDYQPEIRWEELLEIIEEYHAIITRSRTPVTEELLERAKNLKVVGRAGVGVDNVDLEACSRRGILVVNAPGANTIGAAELTIAHLYTVLRKLHLAHESMMRGEWNRKKFMGEELDGKIVGIIGLGNVGSQVAIRCKASGATVIAYDPYIPREKGDRLGVELVDTLDELIKRSDIISLHCPLTEETRGMIGAREFEMMKDGVYFINCARGGIVDEDAMYEYMKKGKFAGIGLDVFGKEPPDDRIRRIFEFPNISLSPHIGANTYESQDKVAVKIAQQVIAALKGQFVEAAVNAPFTVTEGFENIKAFLLLAERLGSFLTQYAGGNFKELNVEVRGSIAEHIKPITAYLLKGFLQPILDRPVNIINAPFLAKERGINIIESAREEGLVFKDFIKITATQNGKEHVVGGTAFYGQIPKIMLVDGYWIDIDPEGVILMFENKDVPGVIAKIGEILARHNINIAGFRLGRLEKGKIALGALQLDEKVNEAILEEIQDIPEIIKAKQIIL, from the coding sequence ATGTTCAAAGTTCTTGTAACAGACCATATATCAAGCAAAGGTTTAGATATTTTAAACTCAGACCCTGAGATTGACCTTGATTACCAGCCAGAAATAAGATGGGAAGAACTCTTAGAAATAATAGAAGAGTACCATGCGATTATCACAAGGAGTAGAACACCTGTAACTGAAGAACTGTTAGAAAGAGCAAAAAACTTGAAAGTTGTAGGCAGAGCCGGTGTAGGTGTTGATAATGTTGATTTAGAAGCATGTTCCAGAAGGGGGATTCTTGTTGTAAATGCTCCGGGAGCCAATACTATTGGAGCTGCAGAGCTTACAATAGCCCATCTTTATACAGTTCTAAGAAAGCTCCATCTCGCCCATGAATCTATGATGAGAGGAGAGTGGAATAGGAAAAAATTCATGGGTGAAGAGCTTGACGGAAAGATTGTAGGAATAATTGGTCTTGGAAATGTAGGTTCACAGGTTGCGATAAGGTGTAAAGCTTCAGGAGCAACAGTGATAGCGTACGATCCATATATACCAAGGGAAAAAGGAGATAGACTTGGTGTCGAACTTGTTGATACTTTAGATGAGCTTATTAAAAGGTCAGATATTATATCCCTTCACTGTCCTTTAACAGAAGAAACGAGAGGAATGATAGGTGCCAGAGAGTTTGAAATGATGAAAGACGGAGTGTACTTCATAAACTGTGCAAGGGGCGGAATAGTTGATGAAGATGCTATGTATGAATACATGAAAAAAGGGAAGTTTGCCGGAATAGGTCTTGACGTTTTTGGGAAAGAACCTCCTGACGATAGAATAAGGAGAATATTTGAGTTTCCAAATATAAGCCTTTCTCCACATATAGGGGCAAATACCTATGAATCACAGGACAAAGTCGCTGTAAAGATTGCTCAGCAGGTAATTGCTGCGCTAAAAGGGCAGTTTGTTGAAGCAGCTGTAAATGCACCTTTTACAGTAACTGAAGGTTTTGAAAATATAAAAGCATTCCTTCTGCTTGCAGAAAGGTTAGGAAGCTTCCTTACCCAGTATGCAGGTGGTAATTTTAAAGAGCTTAATGTTGAGGTAAGGGGATCTATTGCTGAGCATATAAAACCAATAACAGCTTACCTTTTAAAAGGTTTCTTACAGCCAATATTAGATAGACCTGTAAATATAATAAATGCTCCATTTTTGGCCAAAGAAAGGGGGATAAATATTATTGAGTCTGCAAGAGAAGAAGGTCTTGTATTCAAAGATTTTATCAAAATAACAGCAACACAGAACGGTAAAGAACACGTTGTTGGAGGAACAGCTTTTTACGGTCAGATACCTAAAATAATGCTTGTTGATGGATACTGGATTGATATAGATCCTGAGGGTGTTATTCTTATGTTTGAAAACAAAGATGTTCCCGGTGTGATAGCAAAAATTGGAGAGATTCTCGCAAGACACAACATAAATATTGCAGGTTTCAGGCTTGGAAGACTTGAAAAAGGAAAAATAGCACTTGGTGCCTTACAGTTAGACGAAAAAGTAAATGAAGCGATCTTAGAGGAAATTCAGGATATCCCTGAGATAATAAAAGCAAAACAGATAATTCTTTAG
- a CDS encoding bacterio-opsin activator yields the protein MVVLITSKPVDEHDLEQLVGRVFFKAIDLLGGLHKLAEYRTLTWLPSLARAAFAIVLREEYLKTEEEIAEIVGLTRNTVRNILRADPNAAMFKIEHMDELTKEEKKELRVHTAGGVAKLAYKLVKEGEEAQTLLEFCREMSAKAVQVCEAPWAYTVLKHTKGLKYPVESPDALKEKLSGITIKGHSAEEVAEGLVYPIKNPAQLLHEIKEYLQMKGE from the coding sequence ATGGTAGTACTGATCACTTCAAAACCAGTAGACGAACATGATCTGGAGCAACTTGTTGGGAGAGTGTTCTTTAAGGCTATAGACCTATTAGGAGGTTTGCATAAACTTGCCGAGTATAGAACTCTTACATGGCTTCCGTCACTTGCAAGGGCGGCTTTTGCTATCGTTTTGAGGGAAGAATATCTAAAAACTGAGGAAGAGATCGCTGAGATAGTTGGTCTTACAAGAAATACGGTAAGAAATATTCTTAGAGCTGATCCTAATGCGGCGATGTTCAAAATAGAGCATATGGATGAGCTTACAAAAGAAGAGAAAAAAGAGCTTAGAGTACACACTGCTGGTGGTGTTGCAAAGCTTGCTTATAAACTTGTAAAAGAAGGAGAAGAAGCACAAACACTTCTTGAGTTCTGCAGGGAGATGTCAGCAAAAGCTGTTCAGGTATGTGAAGCGCCGTGGGCTTATACAGTTTTAAAACACACAAAAGGGCTCAAATATCCTGTTGAGTCTCCAGATGCTCTTAAAGAAAAATTATCAGGAATAACAATAAAAGGGCATTCTGCTGAAGAAGTTGCAGAAGGCCTTGTATATCCTATCAAGAATCCAGCACAGTTACTGCACGAGATAAAAGAATACCTTCAGATGAAAGGAGAGTAA